Sequence from the Gemmatimonadaceae bacterium genome:
AACGGTCTCGGTTCCGTACACCGCGTGGGTGACGCACACGCTGCCGGATGGGCGGCGCTCGCAGCCCTCACCGATCACCGGCGTATTCCGCGGCACGAATTCGTTCGAGTTTCAAGTCATGACGCGGAATCCCGACCGTCCGGATGAGTCCGCGACGCCCGTAGCGAAGAAGGTCGGTTTAAGCGATCATTGAGCGAGCGGAGGGTCTCCTCATGGGTCAAACGCTGCATCTCGGCGCCCCGACGGTGATCGAATCGTACGCGGACAAGACGCCGTTCGGCGCCGTGTTCGAGGACGACGGCAAGCTCGCCTACTTCTATGCCGTGGATACGCGGCTGGGCGAGCCGGCGATGCTCGACGCGCTTTGCGTGTATCACATCACGTCGGTGGTGAATCATCCGACGCCCGAGCTGGATGCGTTTCGTCCGTGCGATGTGCGCATCGTGTGGTCGGAGGATCAGCAGCACGTCGCGCTGTTGCTCGACGGCTTCGCGCATGCGGCGTTCGACTTCGAGCACAAGCGCGCGTACTGCCGCAGCAATTTCCCCGCGGGGTCCGCGTGGAGTCCGGATGGTCACGCGTGGGATCAGCACGCGGTGGATTTTCTGGATGCGCTCTCCGAGAGCGTGACGCAGCCTGAGTCGCGAGTGTCGACACTGCCGTAGCAGCGTCGACACTCGCCGCAATCGCGTCGAGTCGCGTCGAGTCGCGTCGAGTCGCGTCAGTCGCGCTCGGGACCCGGATCCAATTCAGCGCCGCCGCTGCCCGCGCTGCCGAACTTCGGCGCGGTGATGCCGCCTTTGGTGGTGCGCGGCGGATTGGGTGCGATCGCCTTGTCGTCGGGTGC
This genomic interval carries:
- a CDS encoding DUF2251 domain-containing protein, whose translation is MGQTLHLGAPTVIESYADKTPFGAVFEDDGKLAYFYAVDTRLGEPAMLDALCVYHITSVVNHPTPELDAFRPCDVRIVWSEDQQHVALLLDGFAHAAFDFEHKRAYCRSNFPAGSAWSPDGHAWDQHAVDFLDALSESVTQPESRVSTLP